From one Streptomyces sp. SCSIO 30461 genomic stretch:
- a CDS encoding IucA/IucC family siderophore biosynthesis protein encodes MSNAIESVAHLTPELWAQAGRLLIRKGLAEFSHERLLTPRELGDGRYAVADDDGRTEYRFRADRYALDHWLIDPVTISRHRDGAELPLDALEFFTELRGALGLSDEILPVYLEEISSTLSGTAYKLAKPEVSAAELARAGFQAIETGMTEGHPCFVANNGRLGFGVHEYHKYAPEAAAPIRLLWVAAHRSRATFTSCADLGYENLMRAELGQGTLDRFDARLRDLGLDPDAYLLMPVHPWQWWNKLSVTFAAEIAQHRLVPLGEGDDEYLAQQSIRTFFNTSDPAKHYVKTAMSVINMGFMRGLSAAYMEATPAINDWLATLVANDEVLRAARFSIIREHAAVGYRHLEYEAATDRYSPYRKMLAALWRESPVPTLADGERLATMASLLHTDRSGKSLAGALITGSGLSPVEWLRGYLDAYLMPVLHSFYAYDLVYMPHGENVILVLGEDGAVLRAIFKDLAEEICVMDPDAVLPPAVERVRAEIPEDMKLLSVFTDVFDCFFRFLGAALAAEGVLDEESFWRTVAACVCDYQESMPQLADKFAQYDMFADEFALSCLNRLQLRDNKQMVDLADPSGALQLVGSLHNPIAPFRR; translated from the coding sequence ATGAGCAACGCCATCGAAAGCGTCGCCCACCTCACCCCCGAGCTGTGGGCTCAAGCCGGCCGTCTGCTGATCCGCAAGGGGCTCGCCGAGTTCTCCCACGAGCGGCTGCTCACCCCGCGCGAACTCGGCGACGGCCGGTACGCCGTGGCCGACGACGACGGCAGGACCGAGTACCGCTTCAGGGCAGACCGGTACGCCCTCGACCACTGGCTGATCGACCCCGTGACGATCAGCCGCCATCGCGACGGCGCCGAGCTGCCGCTGGACGCCCTGGAGTTCTTCACCGAACTGCGCGGCGCGCTGGGCCTGTCCGACGAGATCCTGCCCGTCTACCTGGAGGAGATCTCCTCCACGCTGTCCGGTACGGCGTACAAACTGGCGAAGCCGGAGGTCTCCGCGGCCGAGCTCGCCCGCGCCGGCTTCCAGGCGATCGAGACCGGGATGACCGAGGGCCACCCCTGCTTCGTCGCCAACAACGGCCGGCTCGGCTTCGGCGTCCACGAGTACCACAAGTACGCCCCGGAGGCCGCAGCCCCGATCCGGCTGCTGTGGGTGGCCGCACACCGCTCCCGCGCCACTTTCACCTCCTGCGCGGACCTCGGCTACGAAAACCTGATGCGGGCCGAGCTGGGGCAGGGCACCCTCGACCGGTTCGACGCCCGCCTGCGCGACCTCGGCCTGGACCCGGACGCCTACCTGCTGATGCCGGTGCACCCCTGGCAGTGGTGGAACAAGCTCTCGGTCACCTTCGCCGCCGAGATCGCGCAGCACCGCCTCGTGCCGCTCGGCGAAGGGGACGACGAGTACCTCGCCCAGCAGTCGATCCGTACCTTCTTCAACACCAGCGACCCGGCGAAGCACTACGTGAAGACGGCCATGTCCGTCATCAACATGGGCTTCATGCGCGGGCTCTCGGCCGCGTACATGGAGGCCACCCCGGCCATCAACGACTGGCTGGCCACGCTGGTGGCGAACGACGAGGTGCTGCGGGCGGCACGGTTCTCGATCATCCGCGAGCACGCGGCGGTCGGCTACCGGCATCTGGAGTACGAGGCGGCCACCGACCGCTACTCGCCGTACCGGAAGATGCTCGCCGCGCTGTGGCGCGAGAGCCCGGTACCCACCCTGGCCGATGGCGAGCGCCTGGCGACCATGGCGTCCCTGCTGCACACCGACCGTTCCGGCAAGTCCCTCGCGGGCGCGCTGATCACCGGCTCGGGGCTGTCCCCCGTGGAGTGGCTGCGGGGCTATCTGGACGCGTATCTGATGCCGGTGCTGCACAGCTTCTACGCGTACGACCTCGTCTACATGCCGCACGGCGAGAACGTGATCCTCGTGCTCGGCGAGGACGGGGCGGTGCTGCGCGCGATCTTCAAGGACCTCGCCGAGGAGATCTGCGTGATGGACCCTGACGCGGTGCTGCCACCCGCGGTGGAGCGGGTCCGCGCCGAGATACCCGAGGACATGAAGCTGCTGTCGGTGTTCACCGATGTGTTCGACTGCTTCTTCCGCTTCCTGGGCGCCGCGCTCGCCGCGGAGGGTGTTCTGGACGAGGAGTCGTTCTGGCGGACGGTGGCCGCCTGTGTCTGCGACTACCAGGAGTCCATGCCACAGCTGGCGGACAAGTTCGCCCAGTACGACATGTTCGCCGATGAGTTCGCGCTGTCCTGCCTCAACCGGCTCCAGCTGCGCGACAACAAGCAGATGGTCGATCTCGCCGACCCGTCGGGCGCGCTCCAGTTGGTGGGCAGCCTGCACAACCCGATCGCGCCGTTCCGCCGGTAG
- the glmS gene encoding glutamine--fructose-6-phosphate transaminase (isomerizing), with the protein MCGIVGYIGKRDVAPLLLEGLARLEYRGYDSAGMVITSPKAAGLKMVKAKGRVRDLEARVPKRFTGTTGIAHTRWATHGVPSDHNAHPHMDPENKVAVVHNGIVDNAMELRAKLEADGVVFASETDTEVLTHLIARSQAESLEEKVREALKVVEGTYGIAVMHADFNDRIVVARNGSPVVLGIGEKEMFVASDVAALVAHTRQVVTLNDGEMATLKADDFRTYTTSGTRTTATPETVEWEAASYDMGGHDTYMHKEISEQPDAVDRVLRGRIDDRFSTVHLGGLNLDAREARGIRRVKILGCGTSYHAGLIGAGLIESLARIPADSEPASEFRYRNPVVDPDTLYIAVSQSGETYDVLAAVQELKRKGARVLGVVNVVGSAIARETDGGVYVHAGPEVCVVSTKCFTNTVVAFALLALHLGRIRDLSVADGKRIIEGLRKLPAQISEILESEDEIKKLAAEYADAKSMMFIGRVRGYPVALEASLKLKEISYIHAEAYPASELKHGPLALIEPALPTIAIVPDDELLEKNRAALEEIKARSGRILAVAHQDQEKADHTVIVPKNEDELDPILMGIPLQLLAYHTALALGRDIDKPRNLAKSVTVE; encoded by the coding sequence ATGTGCGGAATCGTCGGTTACATCGGGAAGCGCGACGTCGCGCCGCTGCTGCTGGAAGGCCTGGCGCGGCTTGAGTACCGGGGATACGACTCCGCGGGCATGGTCATCACCAGCCCGAAGGCCGCCGGCCTGAAGATGGTCAAGGCCAAGGGCCGGGTCCGGGACCTCGAAGCCCGCGTCCCCAAGCGCTTCACCGGCACCACCGGTATCGCCCACACCCGCTGGGCCACCCACGGTGTGCCGAGCGACCACAACGCGCACCCGCACATGGACCCCGAGAACAAGGTCGCGGTCGTCCACAACGGCATCGTGGACAACGCGATGGAGCTGCGCGCCAAGCTGGAGGCCGACGGAGTCGTCTTCGCCTCCGAGACCGACACCGAGGTGCTCACCCACCTGATCGCCCGCTCCCAGGCCGAGTCCCTGGAAGAGAAGGTCCGCGAGGCGCTCAAGGTCGTCGAGGGCACCTACGGCATCGCCGTGATGCACGCCGACTTCAACGACCGCATAGTCGTCGCGCGCAACGGCTCCCCGGTCGTCCTCGGCATCGGCGAGAAGGAGATGTTCGTCGCCTCCGACGTCGCCGCGCTGGTCGCCCACACCCGCCAGGTCGTCACCCTGAACGACGGCGAGATGGCCACCCTGAAGGCCGACGACTTCCGCACCTACACGACCTCCGGCACCCGGACCACCGCCACCCCGGAGACCGTCGAGTGGGAGGCCGCGTCCTACGATATGGGCGGCCACGACACGTACATGCACAAGGAGATCTCCGAGCAGCCCGACGCGGTGGACCGCGTGCTGCGCGGCCGTATCGACGACCGGTTCTCCACCGTGCACCTAGGCGGCCTCAACCTGGACGCCCGCGAGGCCCGCGGCATCCGCCGGGTGAAGATCCTCGGCTGCGGCACCTCCTACCACGCGGGTCTGATCGGCGCCGGGCTCATCGAGTCGCTGGCCCGTATCCCCGCCGACTCCGAGCCGGCCTCCGAGTTCCGCTACCGCAACCCGGTGGTGGACCCCGACACCCTCTACATCGCCGTCTCCCAGTCCGGTGAGACCTACGACGTGCTCGCCGCAGTCCAGGAGCTCAAGCGCAAGGGCGCACGGGTTCTGGGAGTGGTCAACGTGGTCGGCTCCGCGATCGCCCGCGAGACGGACGGCGGCGTGTACGTGCACGCCGGCCCCGAGGTGTGCGTCGTCTCGACGAAGTGCTTCACCAACACGGTGGTCGCCTTCGCGCTGCTCGCGCTGCACCTGGGACGTATCCGGGACCTGTCGGTGGCCGACGGCAAGCGGATCATCGAGGGTCTGCGCAAGCTGCCCGCCCAGATCTCCGAGATCCTCGAGTCGGAGGACGAGATCAAGAAGCTGGCCGCCGAGTATGCGGACGCCAAGTCGATGATGTTCATCGGCCGGGTGCGCGGCTACCCGGTGGCACTCGAGGCCTCCCTGAAGCTCAAGGAGATCTCGTACATCCACGCCGAGGCCTACCCGGCGTCCGAGTTGAAGCACGGCCCGCTGGCGCTGATCGAGCCGGCGCTGCCGACCATCGCCATCGTGCCGGACGACGAGCTGCTGGAGAAGAACCGCGCCGCGCTGGAGGAGATCAAGGCCCGCAGCGGCAGGATCCTCGCGGTGGCCCACCAGGACCAGGAAAAGGCCGACCACACGGTGATCGTGCCGAAGAACGAGGACGAGTTGGACCCGATCCTCATGGGCATCCCGCTCCAGCTGCTGGCTTACCACACGGCCTTGGCCCTCGGCCGGGACATCGACAAGCCGCGCAACCTGGCGAAGTCGGTCACGGTGGAGTAG
- a CDS encoding acetate uptake transporter, producing the protein MDSEVSAGSATSTTLGHLALGLTLLAFGLGNTGVIDNVAASDAAALATWVGGVALFLVGLLEFRAGNGGTGTAFAGLGAFWFTWGTGVGSGASAEAAGLFLLLFALLALSLTVGSSGSGMFGQGVYGLLCVSMLLLAVAAFADNSGLAKAGGWVGAVAGLAAWYGATAALAHWPTFSGSRTAGRGVTATG; encoded by the coding sequence GTGGACAGCGAAGTCTCCGCGGGAAGCGCAACGTCAACCACTCTCGGCCACCTCGCACTCGGTCTGACCCTGTTGGCCTTCGGCCTGGGGAACACGGGTGTGATCGACAATGTCGCGGCGTCCGACGCCGCAGCCCTCGCGACCTGGGTGGGCGGGGTCGCACTCTTCCTCGTCGGGCTGCTCGAATTCCGTGCGGGCAACGGCGGCACGGGCACGGCCTTCGCGGGCCTCGGCGCCTTCTGGTTCACCTGGGGCACGGGCGTCGGCTCGGGAGCCTCGGCGGAGGCGGCAGGACTCTTCCTACTGCTGTTCGCGCTGCTGGCGCTCAGCCTCACCGTGGGTTCGTCCGGTAGCGGGATGTTCGGCCAGGGCGTGTACGGGCTGCTCTGCGTCTCGATGCTGCTGCTCGCCGTCGCCGCGTTCGCCGACAACAGCGGACTGGCCAAGGCGGGCGGCTGGGTCGGCGCGGTCGCAGGCCTCGCGGCCTGGTACGGGGCCACGGCGGCGCTGGCGCACTGGCCCACCTTCAGTGGGAGCCGGACCGCGGGCAGGGGTGTGACGGCCACCGGCTGA
- a CDS encoding universal stress protein, with amino-acid sequence MAGHEFPEPADRKQVADPLSDLQAAEETRRPCDPAFRHGVVVGFDGSTSSERALAYAIGMALRSGSGLIIVHVANRLPTTVWAGCEPPVFVDVPDHRTEVLGLELACADYLSEVPWILVERGGDICHELEEVGREYSADAIVVGSTHGIVGRIFGSIAGRLAKRAQRPVIVIP; translated from the coding sequence ATGGCCGGTCACGAATTCCCCGAACCCGCGGACCGCAAGCAGGTCGCCGACCCTCTGTCGGATCTGCAGGCGGCGGAAGAGACGCGCCGCCCCTGCGATCCCGCGTTCCGGCATGGAGTCGTCGTGGGTTTCGACGGTTCCACCTCCAGTGAGCGGGCGCTCGCCTACGCCATCGGCATGGCGCTGCGCTCCGGCTCCGGGCTGATCATCGTGCATGTCGCCAACCGTCTCCCCACGACCGTCTGGGCGGGCTGTGAACCGCCGGTCTTCGTGGACGTGCCCGACCATCGCACCGAGGTGCTCGGGCTTGAGCTCGCCTGCGCCGACTACCTGTCCGAGGTCCCGTGGATCCTCGTCGAGCGCGGTGGCGACATCTGCCACGAGCTCGAAGAGGTCGGCCGGGAGTATTCGGCGGACGCGATCGTGGTCGGTTCCACCCATGGCATCGTGGGGCGCATTTTCGGCTCGATCGCCGGCCGTCTCGCGAAGCGCGCGCAGCGGCCCGTCATCGTCATTCCATAG
- a CDS encoding helix-turn-helix domain-containing protein — protein MTQDSAAPEAARKLSGRRRREVVAVLLFSGGPIFESSIPLSVFGIDRQDAGVPRYRLLVCAGEDGPLRTTGGLELTAPYGLEAIGRAGTVVVPAWRSITSPPPPEALEALRRAHEEGARIVGLCTGAFVLAAAGLLDGRPATTHWMYAPTLAKRYPSVHVDPRELFVDDGDVLTSAGTAAGIDLCLHIVRTDHGAEAAGALARRLVVPPRRTGGQERYLDRSLPEEIGSDPLAEVVAWALEHLHEQFDVETLAARAYMSRRTFDRRFRSLTGSAPLQWLITQRVLQAQRLLETSDYSVDEVAGRCGFRSPVALRGHFRRQLGSSPAAYRAAYRARRPQADPGASAAAEHMVPSQAHGTSQPRRPASAVAGSLAPEPGKPVADAYASGRPALPSQRTAP, from the coding sequence ATGACACAGGACTCCGCCGCGCCGGAGGCCGCACGGAAGCTGTCCGGGCGCCGCCGCCGGGAAGTCGTCGCGGTGCTGCTGTTCAGCGGCGGTCCCATCTTCGAGAGTTCGATCCCGCTCTCGGTGTTCGGAATCGACCGCCAGGATGCCGGAGTTCCCCGCTACCGGCTGCTCGTATGCGCCGGCGAGGACGGCCCCCTGCGGACCACAGGGGGACTCGAACTCACCGCGCCGTACGGACTTGAGGCCATCGGCCGGGCGGGCACCGTCGTCGTACCTGCCTGGCGGTCCATCACCTCTCCACCGCCGCCTGAAGCGCTGGAGGCGCTGCGCCGCGCCCATGAAGAGGGCGCGCGCATCGTGGGGCTGTGCACGGGGGCGTTCGTCCTCGCCGCGGCCGGACTGCTGGACGGCCGGCCGGCCACCACCCACTGGATGTACGCACCGACGCTCGCCAAGCGCTATCCATCGGTGCACGTCGATCCGCGTGAGCTGTTCGTCGACGACGGCGATGTGCTCACATCGGCGGGGACCGCGGCCGGAATCGACCTCTGCCTGCATATCGTCCGCACCGACCACGGCGCCGAGGCAGCCGGCGCGCTGGCGCGCCGACTGGTCGTGCCACCGCGGCGCACCGGTGGTCAGGAGCGCTATCTCGACAGGTCTTTACCGGAGGAGATCGGCTCCGACCCGCTCGCCGAGGTCGTGGCCTGGGCACTGGAGCACCTCCACGAGCAGTTCGACGTGGAGACGCTCGCCGCGCGCGCGTACATGAGCAGGCGGACCTTCGACCGCAGGTTCCGCTCGCTCACCGGAAGTGCTCCGCTGCAGTGGCTGATCACCCAGCGGGTGCTCCAGGCGCAACGGCTGCTGGAGACCTCCGACTACTCGGTGGACGAGGTCGCGGGCCGCTGTGGCTTCCGCTCCCCGGTGGCACTGCGCGGCCACTTCCGGCGCCAGCTGGGCTCGTCGCCCGCCGCTTACCGGGCGGCCTACCGCGCCAGGCGCCCGCAGGCGGACCCCGGAGCCTCCGCGGCGGCCGAGCACATGGTGCCTTCGCAGGCCCATGGCACATCGCAGCCGAGGCGGCCCGCCTCGGCCGTGGCCGGCTCGCTCGCACCGGAGCCGGGCAAGCCGGTGGCGGACGCGTACGCCTCCGGCCGCCCGGCACTGCCGAGCCAGCGGACCGCCCCTTAG
- the orn gene encoding oligoribonuclease codes for MNDRMVWIDCEMTGLSLTDDALIEVAALVTDSELNVLGEGVDIVIRPPDAALATMPEVVRQMHTASGLLDELATGTTLADAEEQVLAYVREHVKEPGKAPLCGNSVGTDRGFLLRDMPKVEEYLHYRIVDVSSIKELARRWYPRAYFNSPEKSGNHRALADIRESIAELRYYREAIFVPQPGPDSDTAKTIAARHVLPAPQ; via the coding sequence ATGAACGACCGCATGGTGTGGATCGACTGCGAGATGACCGGGCTCTCGCTGACGGACGACGCACTCATCGAGGTGGCCGCGCTGGTCACCGACTCGGAACTGAACGTGCTCGGCGAGGGCGTGGACATCGTGATCCGCCCGCCGGACGCCGCGCTGGCCACGATGCCGGAAGTGGTACGCCAGATGCACACCGCATCGGGCCTCCTGGACGAGCTGGCCACCGGCACCACACTCGCGGACGCCGAGGAGCAGGTCCTCGCCTATGTCCGCGAACACGTCAAGGAGCCCGGCAAGGCCCCGCTGTGCGGAAACTCGGTCGGCACGGACCGCGGCTTCCTGCTGCGCGACATGCCCAAGGTGGAGGAGTACCTCCACTACCGGATCGTCGATGTCTCCTCGATCAAGGAACTGGCCCGCCGCTGGTACCCGAGGGCGTACTTCAACAGTCCGGAGAAGAGCGGCAACCACCGGGCGCTCGCGGACATCCGGGAATCCATCGCCGAGCTGCGCTACTACCGCGAGGCGATCTTCGTCCCACAGCCCGGCCCCGACTCGGACACGGCGAAGACGATCGCGGCCCGCCATGTGCTCCCGGCGCCGCAGTAG